One Brassica napus cultivar Da-Ae chromosome C2, Da-Ae, whole genome shotgun sequence DNA window includes the following coding sequences:
- the LOC125582488 gene encoding uncharacterized protein LOC125582488: protein MALGTSHVDPTHLSGNEEVGTEDIYVDMVNDAFRDNVSSDNYHQGGSYPDGSYQNVVDDACNHSKKFYDLLEGAKNPLYDGCREGHSQLSLAARVLQTKADYNMSEKCVDSVCQMLNDYLPDGNMATDSNYETEKLMRNLGLPYYTIDVCINNCMIFWEEDERWDTCQFCGAERWKPRDKRRRTKVPYSRMWYLPIADRLKRMYQSKKTAAAMRWHAEHQAKDGEMCHPSDAAEWKNFQGIHPQFAEEPRNVYLGLCTDGFNPFGMSHNHSLWPVILTPYNLPPGMCMKTEYLFLTILNSGPKHPRASLDIFLKPLIAELKELWSTGVEAYDVSLNQNFNLKAVLLWTISDFPAYDMLSGWTTHGKLACPICMEDTKAFYLSNGRKTCWFDCHRRFLPCNHPLRKNKKDFLKGKHALNEFPPVSLTGEQVYSEHLKGVEPPKTSSCGRNGHEKKKPGYGKYHNWHKESIFWELPYWRDLILRHNLDVMHIEKNFFDNIMNTLMNVKGKSKDTIQSRLDISEICDRSHLHVDDDGQAPFPPYTLDEAGKKRLLECVKCEVKFPDGYASDLANCVDIENNKFSGMKSHDCHVFMERLLPFIFGIEIKTSAL, encoded by the coding sequence ATGGCATTAGGAACGAGTCATGTTGACCCGACACATTTAAGTGGTAATGAAGAAGTTGGTACTGAAGATATATATGTTGATATGGTAAATGATGCTTTTCGTGATAATGTGAGTTCTGACAATTATCACCAGGGTGGTAGTTACCCGGATGGTAGTTACCAGAATGTAGTAGACGATGCATGCAAccattcaaaaaagttttatgatttGTTAGAAGGAGCAAAAAATCCCTTGTATGATGGTTGTCGTGAAGGTCACTCGCAGTTATCCTTAGCTGCTCGAGTCTTGCAAACTAAGGCAGATTATAATATGAGTGAAAAATGTGTGGATTCGGTGTGCCAAATGCTGAATGACTATTTACCTGATGGAAACATGGCAACCGACTCAAACTATGAGACAGAAAAGTTGATGCGCAATTTAGGGCTCCCATATTATACAATTGATGTTTGTATCAACAATTGTATGATATTttgggaagaagatgaaaggtgGGATACGTGCCAGTTTTGTGGTGCAGAAAGATGGAAGCCGAGAGACAAACGACGTAGAACGAAAGTACCATATAGTCGTATGTGGTATCTACCTATAGCTGATAGGTTGAAAAGAATGTATCAGAGCAAGAAGACTGCAGCGGCAATGAGGTGGCATGCTGAACACCAAGCAAAAGACGGAGAAATGTGTCATCCATCTGATGCGGCCGAGTGGAAAAACTTCCAAGGAATACATCCCCAGTTTGCCGAAGAACCGCGTAacgtttatcttggattatgtacAGATGGATTCAATCCATTTGGGATGTCTCATAATCATTCGCTGTGGCCTGTGATCTTGACTCCGTACAATCTGCCCCCGGGTATGTGCATGAAAACGGAGTACTTGTTTCTTACAATTCTAAATTCTGGGCCAAAGCATCCGCGAGCTAGTCTTGATATCTTCCTCAAACCTCTGATCGCGGAGCTCAAAGAATTGTGGTCAACTGGAGTTGAAGCATACGATGTGTCCTTGAATCAAAATTTTAACCTAAAAGCCGTGCTTTTGTGGACGATAAGCGACTTTCCGGCGTACGACATGCTTTCCGGATGGACGACCCATGGTAAATTGGCATGTCCAATTTGCATGGAAGATACAAAGGCTTTTTATCTGTCTAATGGAAGGAAGacgtgttggtttgattgtcacagAAGATTTCTTCCTTGTAATCATCCACTAAGGAAGAATAAAAAGGATTTCTTGAAGGGAAAACACGCCTTAAATGAATTTCCACCTGTTTCTTTAACTGGTGAGCAAGTTTATTCTGAACATTTAAAAGGTGTTGAACCACCAAAAACGTCTTCTTGCGGTAGAAACGGTCATGAAAAGAAGAAGCCTGGATATGGAAAGTACCATAATTGGCACAAGGAAAgcatattttgggagttgccatactGGAGGGATCTAATTCTTCGACATaatcttgatgtgatgcatattgagaagaatttctttgacaACATCATGAATACTCTTATGAATGTGAAGGGTAAATCGAAAGACACAATCCAGTCACGATTGGATATATCAGAGATTTGTGATCGGTCACACTTAcatgttgatgatgatggtcAAGCTCCATTTCCTCCCTACACATTAGACGAAGCCGGGAAAAAACGTTTATTGGAATGTGTGAAATGTGAAGTTAAATTCCCCGACGGTTATGCTTCAGACTTAGCTAATTGTGTTGATATAGAGAACAACAAGTTCTCTGGCATGAAGAGTCATGACTGCCATGTTTTTATGGAGCGGCTACTTCCATTTATCTTTGGGATCGAAATTAAAACTTCCGCATTATAA